CGGGGGTCGGGTCCGCGGACGAGGGTCTCGCCCACGAGGACCGCGTCGGCGCCGGCGCGGGCGTAGTCCATGACGTCGTGGGGCCCGCGGACGCCGGACTCGGCGATGCGGACGATGCCGTCGGGGATGAGGGGGCTCAGCCGCGCGAAGTTGGCCCGGTCCACCTCGAGGGTGCGCAGGTCGCGCGCGTTGACGCCGACGACCTTGGCGCCGGCGTCGACCGCGCGGCTGATCTCCTCGGCGTCGTGCACCTCGACGAGGGGCGTCATGCCGAGGGACTCGACGCGCTCGACGAGGCTGATGAGCGCCTGCTGCTCCAGCGCCATGGCGAGCAGCAGGACGAGGTCGGCGCCCGCGGCCCGCGCCTCCCACACCTGGTAGGGCGTGACGACGAAGTCCTTCCGCAGGACCGGGACCTCGACGGCGGCCGACACGCGCTTGAGGTCGTCGATGGACCCGCCGAAGCGCCGTCCCTCGGTGAGCACGCTGATGACGCTGGCGCCGCCGGCCGCGTACTCCCCCGCGAGCGCGGCGGGGTCCGCGATCGGCGCGATGTCGCCCTTGCTGGGGCTCGCGCGCTTGACCTCGGCGATGACCTTGACGCCCTGGTGGGCGGTCAGGGCCGCGAGGCCGTTGCGGGCCGACGGAGTGCGCCGTGCCTGCTCCTTGACGACGTCCAGGGGCACTGCGGCCTCTCGCAGTGCGACGTCCTCTCTGACGCCGTCGAGGATGCTGTGCAGCACGCTCACGGGCGGCCCTCCCTCACCTGTGCGGGTGGTGCGATCGTACGCGGGGCGAGGGGGAGGTCCTGACCACGGGTCGGCAGACGGACCCGCGCGCTCAGCCGCCCGGGGGCGGCCCGGGCGCGAGCAGCTCGAGGCCGGGCAGGTTGCGCGCCACCCAGTACGACGCGGTGACGACGAGGAAGGCCCACACCCACGCCGCGTGCAGCGGGGCGCCCCGGGGTCGGCCGGTGACCGTGCGGCGCAGCCAGGCGACCCAGTAGGCGACGAGGGTCGGCAGGAGAAGCAGCCCGAGGGGGTTGAGCCAGAAGGCGGCGACGACGTCGCCGGCGCCCAGCGCGTGCAGCATGCGCAGCGAGCCGCAGCCCGGGCACAGCAGGCCGGTGACGGAGAGGAACGGGCACGACGGGTAGTGGCCGGCCTCGTTGGGGTCGGCGACCTGCAGCACGCCCATCGCCCCCGCGGCCGCCGCCGCGACCGAGAGCGGGCCCAGCGGTGTGCGGGCGAAGAGCTCGACCCGCGCCCGCAGGCGCCGGACGCGCGACAGCCCACGCGCCCCGGAGGGCGGCGCGGGCTGCAGCGTGGTCACGGGGTCAGGCTCTCACGCCTGCCGACGGTGACCTCGGACCGCTCAGACCTGCGAGTCGGTCGGGAGGGCGAGGACGCCACCCACGAGGAGCAGGATGTAGAGCACCTGGACGACGAGGCCGACGACGGCGCCGATGATCGCCCAGCGACGTGCCTTGGCCGAGGCCTCCTGCGCCCCGGCGAAGTCACCCGTCGCCCACTTCGAGTTCACCTGCGCGGCGAAGACGATGCTGACGATGCCGAAGGGGAGGCAGCAGAAGATCGTGACGAGGATCGCCCACACGAGGTTGGACGACGGCGGCTGGCTGGCGGGCGGGCCCGCGGGTGCGGGCTCGTACGGCGTGGACATGTCTGCTCCCGGGATGTCGGCGCTGGTGGGCCGACGCTAGCGCCCCGGGGGTCGGCTCCGGGGGCAGGCGCGCCAAGGACCGCCCGTGCGGCTCCGCGCCGCGAGCGGGTCAGCGGACCGCGCGCGGCCCGCCGGTGTACTCGCGCTCGCTGCCGGACGCGCCGTAGCCGGCGCGGGCGAGCACGGGACCCGCGAGCGCCGACAGCACCATGACGACGGCACCGACGACGATGCCGACGAGCGACCAGAAGATCATGAAGATGGCCACCAGGAGACCGCCGAGCATGATCCCGCCCGTGGCGGTCCACGCCGCGACGGAGGTGCCGTGGCCGTCGTCCGCGTGCCCGGCGCCCGCGTGACCCGCGTCCGTCTGGCCGGCGTCCGGGCGCCCCGCGCCCGTGCGACCGTCGTCCACCTGACGGGCGTCGCCCGCGGCGGCTCGCGACGTGCCGCCGGCCGAGGCCCGCGTGGCACCCGCGCCCTTGCCCGTGCGTGACGCCGAGCCCTTCGCCATGGTCGCTCTCCCGCCTCTCGTGCCGCGACCGCCGGGACGCCCGGGGCCGTCGTGGCCGCTCATCCTGCCAGCCCCGCGCCCGCGGTCACCGGCCGGGCGCGCCGCCGGTGTCCCGGGGCTCCGCCGTCGGGTCCTCCCCCGCGTCGAGGGCGTCCCACATCGTGCGCTCGCGCGAGCCGTCCGCCCTCGGGTC
The sequence above is drawn from the Aquipuribacter sp. SD81 genome and encodes:
- a CDS encoding CD225/dispanin family protein codes for the protein MSTPYEPAPAGPPASQPPSSNLVWAILVTIFCCLPFGIVSIVFAAQVNSKWATGDFAGAQEASAKARRWAIIGAVVGLVVQVLYILLLVGGVLALPTDSQV
- a CDS encoding DUF6704 family protein; this translates as MAKGSASRTGKGAGATRASAGGTSRAAAGDARQVDDGRTGAGRPDAGQTDAGHAGAGHADDGHGTSVAAWTATGGIMLGGLLVAIFMIFWSLVGIVVGAVVMVLSALAGPVLARAGYGASGSEREYTGGPRAVR
- a CDS encoding DUF2752 domain-containing protein; the encoded protein is MTTLQPAPPSGARGLSRVRRLRARVELFARTPLGPLSVAAAAAGAMGVLQVADPNEAGHYPSCPFLSVTGLLCPGCGSLRMLHALGAGDVVAAFWLNPLGLLLLPTLVAYWVAWLRRTVTGRPRGAPLHAAWVWAFLVVTASYWVARNLPGLELLAPGPPPGG
- the trpC gene encoding indole-3-glycerol phosphate synthase TrpC, with the translated sequence MSVLHSILDGVREDVALREAAVPLDVVKEQARRTPSARNGLAALTAHQGVKVIAEVKRASPSKGDIAPIADPAALAGEYAAGGASVISVLTEGRRFGGSIDDLKRVSAAVEVPVLRKDFVVTPYQVWEARAAGADLVLLLAMALEQQALISLVERVESLGMTPLVEVHDAEEISRAVDAGAKVVGVNARDLRTLEVDRANFARLSPLIPDGIVRIAESGVRGPHDVMDYARAGADAVLVGETLVRGPDPRRAVADLVAAGSHPSLRVTRP